The following proteins are co-located in the Pedobacter sp. FW305-3-2-15-E-R2A2 genome:
- a CDS encoding GtrA family protein, whose protein sequence is MSIMKSVYVFAKAQVSAFSGGMLDYGTMILCTELLHIHYTISIAIGGVVGAVANFSINRYWTFNANSAHKTPVGDQLTKFIFVVAGSIALKSSGTWLLTNWLHLDYKITRIMVDIIVSLSFNYVLQKYWVFKKTAPELKTPQKEEINA, encoded by the coding sequence ATGAGCATCATGAAATCTGTATATGTTTTTGCCAAGGCACAGGTTTCGGCTTTTTCCGGTGGAATGCTGGACTATGGCACCATGATTCTCTGTACAGAGCTCCTGCACATCCATTATACCATTTCCATTGCCATTGGCGGAGTGGTCGGCGCTGTTGCGAACTTTTCCATCAACCGCTACTGGACTTTTAATGCCAATTCGGCCCACAAAACTCCCGTAGGTGATCAGCTGACAAAGTTCATTTTTGTAGTGGCAGGAAGCATCGCACTAAAATCCTCAGGCACCTGGCTTTTAACCAACTGGCTTCATCTTGATTATAAGATCACCAGAATCATGGTAGATATCATCGTTTCTTTGAGTTTCAACTATGTTTTACAGAAGTATTGGGTATTTAAAAAAACGGCTCCGGAATTAAAAACACCACAAAAGGAGGAGATAAACGCCTAA